From a single Strix uralensis isolate ZFMK-TIS-50842 chromosome 27, bStrUra1, whole genome shotgun sequence genomic region:
- the CREB3L3 gene encoding cyclic AMP-responsive element-binding protein 3-like protein 3 isoform X1 has translation MGNHSTRTSLASPGPLLPCSAEEDKNIWLMSYGAQQVHPWGGPAIAHHHPQSGMGDFAIQDVISEQLEFKLCHLGQDTTEEEEEVAGLSVCPAPQRTKGVVKTGRICAGSHTAMASGVGSLDSLDLLDLLFDRQDGILRGVELGMPPGTWHKDGSAQDGEDFLSSILGSGDSVSDSPSWSPAASDSGVSEDPPSDQLDSPPRCYDGGPSEVLYPYANPCRTLPLPGGAGVLHPEVSIDLDMWHPGFFLEESQDLPVVSPPASCTLTVKDLLLSGSSDAQPQVPSSLLRQSQGQFQELVLTEDEKKLLAKEGVSLPTQLPLTKYEERVLKKIRRKIRNKQSAQESRKKKKEYIDGLESRMSACTAQNQELQRKVLHLEKQNSSLLEQLKKLQALVVQSSNKAAQTGTCIAVLLLSFALIVFPSISPFASSKAEADGDFRPVRVFSRSLHNAAASRVVYTQPQAGDEKPPEPLWPERLGKAPETLHEAFGGRTFTPRLDKASPRNGTQPLASEGLSRGDGDGADTVSGASPAPRQGLASLAWTEAGPAAVLEPAEEL, from the exons ATGGGCAATCACAGCACTCGGACTTCGCTCGCCAGCCCTgggcccctcctgccctgctcagcGGAGGAGGACAAAAACATTTGGCTAATGAGTTACGGAGCGCAGCAGGTCCATCCCTGGGGCGGCCCTGCTATCGCTCACCACCATCCCCAATCAGGGATGGGAGATTTTGCAATCCAGGATGTTATTTCTGAGCAGTTGGAGTTTAAACTTTGCCACTTGGGTCAGGACAccacggaggaggaggaggaggtggctggtCTCAGtgtctgtcctgctccccagcgCACCAAGGGAGTTGTGAAGACAGGACGGATCTGTGCGGGATCTCACACAG CCATGGCCTCTGGCGTGGGCAGCCTCGACAGCCTCGacctgctggacctcctcttcGACCGCCAGGATGGGATCCTCCGTGGCGTGGAGCTGGGGATGCCGCCGGGCACCTGGCACAAGGACGGG AGTGCCCAGGACGGTGAGGACTTCCTCAGCTCCATTCTGGGCTCTGGGGACTCGGTGTCGGACTCTCCCAGCTGGTCCCCAGCCGCCAGTGACAGCGGGGTCTCCGAGGACCCCCCCTCTGACCAGCTCGACAGCCCCCCCAGGTGCTATGATGGGGGTCCCAGCGAGGTGCTGTACCCCTACGCCAACCCCTGCCGCACTCTGCCCCtcccggggggggctggggtcctGCACCCCGAGGTTTCCATCGACCTGG ACATGTGGCACCCTGGTTTCTTCCTGGAGGAGAGCCAGGACCTGCCCGTGGTCTCCCCGCCCGCATCCTGCACCCTCACCGTCAAGGACCTGCTGCTCTCAGGCAGCTCTGACGCC cagccgcaggtgcccagctccctgctgaGGCAGAGCCAGGGGCAGTTCCAGGAGCTGGTACTGACGGAGGATGAGAAGAAGCTGCTGGCGAAGGagggggtgtccctgcccacgcaGCTGCCCCTCACCAAG TACGAGGAGCGGGTGCTGAAGAAAATCCGGCGGAAGATCAGGAACAAGCAGTCGGCTCAGGAGAGCCGCAAGAAGAAGAAGGAGTATATCGACGGGCTGGAGAGCCG gATGTCGGCATGCACGGCCCAGaaccaggagctgcagaggaaggTCCTTCACCTGGAGAAGCAGAACTC gtcCCTCCTGGAGCAGCTGAAGAAGCTCCAGGCCCTCGTGGTACAGTCAAGCAACAAGGCAGCGCAGACGGGAACCTGCATCGCG gtCCTGCTGCTCTCTTTCGCACTCATCGTCTTCCCCTCCATCAGCCCCTTTGCCTCCAGCAAGGCCGAAGCAGATGGCGATTTCAGACCCGTGCGAG TTTTTTCCAGGTCCCTGCACAACGCGGCCGCCTCCCGCGTGGTTTACACACAGCCCCAAGCCGGGGACGAGAAGCCCCCAGAGCCGCTGTGGCCGGAGCGCCTGGGCAAAGCCCCCGAGACCCTGCATGAAGCCTTCGGTGGCCGCACATTCACCCCCCGCCTGGACAAAGCCTCCCCCCGTAACGGCACGCAGCCGCTTGCCTCGGAGGGGCTGAGCCGTGGGGACGGGGACGGAGCCGACACCGTGTCGGGGGCCAGTCCCGCTCCGCGCCAGGGCCTGGCATCGCTGGCTTGGACCGAGGCTGGCCCTGCCGCGGTGCTGGAGCCGGCCGAGGAGCTCtga
- the CREB3L3 gene encoding cyclic AMP-responsive element-binding protein 3-like protein 3 isoform X2: MASGVGSLDSLDLLDLLFDRQDGILRGVELGMPPGTWHKDGSAQDGEDFLSSILGSGDSVSDSPSWSPAASDSGVSEDPPSDQLDSPPRCYDGGPSEVLYPYANPCRTLPLPGGAGVLHPEVSIDLDMWHPGFFLEESQDLPVVSPPASCTLTVKDLLLSGSSDAQPQVPSSLLRQSQGQFQELVLTEDEKKLLAKEGVSLPTQLPLTKYEERVLKKIRRKIRNKQSAQESRKKKKEYIDGLESRMSACTAQNQELQRKVLHLEKQNSSLLEQLKKLQALVVQSSNKAAQTGTCIAVLLLSFALIVFPSISPFASSKAEADGDFRPVRVFSRSLHNAAASRVVYTQPQAGDEKPPEPLWPERLGKAPETLHEAFGGRTFTPRLDKASPRNGTQPLASEGLSRGDGDGADTVSGASPAPRQGLASLAWTEAGPAAVLEPAEEL, encoded by the exons ATGGCCTCTGGCGTGGGCAGCCTCGACAGCCTCGacctgctggacctcctcttcGACCGCCAGGATGGGATCCTCCGTGGCGTGGAGCTGGGGATGCCGCCGGGCACCTGGCACAAGGACGGG AGTGCCCAGGACGGTGAGGACTTCCTCAGCTCCATTCTGGGCTCTGGGGACTCGGTGTCGGACTCTCCCAGCTGGTCCCCAGCCGCCAGTGACAGCGGGGTCTCCGAGGACCCCCCCTCTGACCAGCTCGACAGCCCCCCCAGGTGCTATGATGGGGGTCCCAGCGAGGTGCTGTACCCCTACGCCAACCCCTGCCGCACTCTGCCCCtcccggggggggctggggtcctGCACCCCGAGGTTTCCATCGACCTGG ACATGTGGCACCCTGGTTTCTTCCTGGAGGAGAGCCAGGACCTGCCCGTGGTCTCCCCGCCCGCATCCTGCACCCTCACCGTCAAGGACCTGCTGCTCTCAGGCAGCTCTGACGCC cagccgcaggtgcccagctccctgctgaGGCAGAGCCAGGGGCAGTTCCAGGAGCTGGTACTGACGGAGGATGAGAAGAAGCTGCTGGCGAAGGagggggtgtccctgcccacgcaGCTGCCCCTCACCAAG TACGAGGAGCGGGTGCTGAAGAAAATCCGGCGGAAGATCAGGAACAAGCAGTCGGCTCAGGAGAGCCGCAAGAAGAAGAAGGAGTATATCGACGGGCTGGAGAGCCG gATGTCGGCATGCACGGCCCAGaaccaggagctgcagaggaaggTCCTTCACCTGGAGAAGCAGAACTC gtcCCTCCTGGAGCAGCTGAAGAAGCTCCAGGCCCTCGTGGTACAGTCAAGCAACAAGGCAGCGCAGACGGGAACCTGCATCGCG gtCCTGCTGCTCTCTTTCGCACTCATCGTCTTCCCCTCCATCAGCCCCTTTGCCTCCAGCAAGGCCGAAGCAGATGGCGATTTCAGACCCGTGCGAG TTTTTTCCAGGTCCCTGCACAACGCGGCCGCCTCCCGCGTGGTTTACACACAGCCCCAAGCCGGGGACGAGAAGCCCCCAGAGCCGCTGTGGCCGGAGCGCCTGGGCAAAGCCCCCGAGACCCTGCATGAAGCCTTCGGTGGCCGCACATTCACCCCCCGCCTGGACAAAGCCTCCCCCCGTAACGGCACGCAGCCGCTTGCCTCGGAGGGGCTGAGCCGTGGGGACGGGGACGGAGCCGACACCGTGTCGGGGGCCAGTCCCGCTCCGCGCCAGGGCCTGGCATCGCTGGCTTGGACCGAGGCTGGCCCTGCCGCGGTGCTGGAGCCGGCCGAGGAGCTCtga